One genomic region from Deltaproteobacteria bacterium encodes:
- the rpsF gene encoding 30S ribosomal protein S6: protein MPRIQTPAHMRREYEVVYLIDQGVEEPSVDKIVHRYRDLVGEQGGKVVKMDNWGLRRLAYPIQKKAKATYIYMQFLGGKELVKEMERNMRLSEEVIRWQTIILDDAVDPEARPAVTEATKHVVIEERGDARRGDRPSRATAPTPVSPPPREDREDRDDRDDRDDRDGGGRGRGGFRRDRNNDYGDR from the coding sequence ATGCCGCGCATCCAGACGCCGGCGCATATGCGTCGCGAATACGAGGTCGTGTACCTCATCGACCAGGGCGTAGAAGAGCCCTCCGTCGACAAGATCGTCCACCGCTACCGTGACCTGGTCGGCGAGCAGGGCGGGAAGGTCGTCAAGATGGACAACTGGGGCCTGCGCCGTCTGGCCTACCCCATCCAGAAGAAGGCCAAGGCCACCTACATCTACATGCAGTTCCTGGGTGGCAAGGAGCTCGTCAAGGAGATGGAGCGGAACATGCGCCTCTCCGAGGAGGTGATCCGCTGGCAGACCATCATCCTCGACGACGCCGTCGACCCGGAGGCCCGCCCGGCCGTGACCGAGGCGACCAAGCACGTCGTCATCGAGGAGCGGGGCGACGCCCGCCGCGGCGACCGTCCCTCTCGCGCCACCGCGCCGACTCCCGTCTCCCCGCCGCCGCGCGAGGACCGCGAGGATCGTGATGACCGCGACGACCGCGACGACCGCGATGGTGGTGGTCGGGGCCGTGGTGGCTTCCGGCGTGACCGCAACAACGACTACGGAGATCGCTAA
- the rplI gene encoding 50S ribosomal protein L9 — translation MKVILREDVQHLGDVGEIVNVKPGFARNYLIPQGLAVQADEKNVKKIEHERRLIRQQLAKLHGAASELSAKIEGLPITITRKVGEQDKLFGSVTARDINEALQAEGHSIQRRQIRLAEAIKDLGVYEVQVRLHPEVSPKIRVWVVAE, via the coding sequence ATGAAGGTCATTCTCAGAGAGGACGTGCAGCACCTCGGCGACGTGGGCGAGATCGTCAACGTCAAGCCGGGCTTCGCGCGTAACTACCTCATCCCCCAGGGCCTCGCGGTCCAGGCGGACGAGAAGAACGTCAAGAAGATCGAGCACGAGCGTCGCCTCATCCGGCAGCAGCTGGCCAAGCTCCACGGCGCGGCCTCCGAGCTCAGCGCCAAGATCGAGGGCCTGCCCATCACCATCACCCGCAAGGTGGGTGAGCAGGACAAGCTCTTCGGCTCGGTCACCGCTCGCGACATCAACGAGGCCCTGCAGGCCGAGGGTCACTCGATCCAGCGCCGGCAGATCCGCCTCGCCGAGGCGATCAAGGATCTGGGCGTCTACGAGGTGCAGGTCCGCCTGCACCCCGAGGTCAGCCCGAAGATCCGGGTGTGGGTCGTCGCGGAGTAG
- a CDS encoding 4Fe-4S dicluster domain-containing protein, translating to MADRKLSRRDLFRVFGRRVEKVANRTVAVARPAGGLAFLRPPGFTGKGTEACRDCVACLEACPRESIFPMKRGASPDHTPLIDPTKAPCVLCDDLPCIQACPSGVLAPVPREEVRMAVAEIIEDRCRHAEGKACLDCFRACPLPQIAMRVEKVEYGLKPGVIPDGCTGCGNCLYSCPERPRAMRMVPVLATPRRPTPGSSG from the coding sequence ATGGCCGACCGAAAGCTCAGCCGGAGAGACCTCTTCCGGGTCTTCGGCCGCCGCGTGGAGAAGGTGGCCAACCGCACCGTCGCCGTGGCGCGCCCCGCCGGCGGGCTGGCCTTCCTGCGGCCCCCGGGCTTCACCGGAAAGGGCACCGAGGCCTGCCGGGACTGCGTGGCGTGCCTCGAGGCCTGCCCCCGCGAGTCGATCTTCCCGATGAAGCGGGGCGCCAGCCCCGACCACACGCCCCTGATCGACCCCACCAAGGCCCCCTGCGTCCTCTGCGACGACCTCCCCTGCATCCAGGCCTGCCCCTCGGGCGTGCTGGCGCCGGTGCCCCGGGAGGAGGTGCGCATGGCGGTGGCCGAGATCATCGAGGATCGCTGCCGCCACGCGGAGGGGAAGGCCTGTCTGGACTGCTTCCGAGCCTGCCCCCTTCCCCAGATCGCGATGCGCGTGGAGAAGGTGGAGTACGGACTGAAACCCGGGGTCATCCCGGACGGCTGTACGGGCTGTGGGAACTGCCTCTACAGCTGTCCGGAGCGACCCCGGGCGATGCGGATGGTGCCGGTGCTGGCTACTCCGCGACGACCCACACCCGGATCTTCGGGCTGA
- the tatA gene encoding twin-arginine translocase TatA/TatE family subunit produces MLHGWELIVVVLVVLLLFGAKKIPELGKGLGEGIRSFKKGIAEADAAQADSGEAEQVEGEKKDEEKDPKLLT; encoded by the coding sequence TTGCTTCACGGCTGGGAGCTCATCGTCGTCGTCCTCGTGGTGCTCCTCCTCTTCGGAGCGAAGAAGATCCCGGAGCTCGGCAAGGGCCTGGGCGAGGGGATCCGCTCGTTCAAGAAGGGCATCGCCGAGGCTGACGCGGCCCAGGCTGACTCCGGGGAGGCCGAGCAGGTCGAGGGGGAGAAGAAGGACGAGGAGAAGGACCCCAAGCTCCTGACCTGA
- the dnaB gene encoding replicative DNA helicase: MNPTGRTLPHSLDAERSVLGGVLLDAEILADIEGTLTPGDFYRPSHGRIFEAMTQLSANNMPIDLVTLTEYLKDRDELDAVGGVDYLAGLDAGVPTASHAVSYASIIQEKAVLRRLIQAAADIQTEGLDSPSDIKDFLDRAESLVFGVTQEKQDRTLVPVSSVAPEAFKVLQDRFAQQSDITGVSTGYLDLDKKTAGLQRGDLLILAARPSMGKTALALNLVANAALRAEPRAKVAVFSLEMTTISLVMRLLSAEGRVRADFLRTGKIPSGDWNKLGNAAERLSGAGIHIDDTPSITLTQVRSKCRRMKAKHGLDLIVIDYLQLMRGPRSDSREQEIASISRGLKELAKELEVPVLALSQLNRGVEQRKDKRPMMSDLRESGAIEQDADIIMFIHREDRNPTEGAPSPEREGIAEVIIAKQRNGPTGTVELIFFEEFTRFDNYDRHTHIP; this comes from the coding sequence ATGAACCCCACCGGCCGCACCCTCCCCCACTCCCTGGACGCAGAACGGAGCGTCCTGGGCGGCGTCCTGCTCGACGCCGAGATCCTCGCGGACATCGAGGGCACGCTGACCCCGGGCGACTTCTACCGCCCCTCCCACGGCCGGATCTTCGAGGCGATGACCCAGCTCTCGGCGAACAACATGCCGATCGACCTGGTCACCCTCACCGAGTACCTGAAGGACCGGGACGAGCTGGACGCGGTCGGGGGCGTCGACTACCTCGCCGGCCTCGACGCGGGGGTCCCGACCGCCTCCCACGCCGTCAGCTACGCCAGCATCATCCAGGAGAAGGCCGTCCTGCGGCGGCTCATCCAGGCGGCGGCCGACATCCAGACCGAGGGCCTCGACAGCCCCTCGGACATCAAGGACTTCCTCGACCGCGCCGAGAGCCTGGTCTTCGGCGTGACCCAGGAGAAGCAGGACCGCACCCTGGTCCCGGTCTCCTCCGTGGCGCCGGAGGCCTTCAAGGTCCTCCAGGACCGCTTCGCCCAGCAGAGCGACATCACCGGCGTCTCGACCGGCTACCTCGACCTCGACAAGAAGACCGCGGGCCTCCAGCGCGGCGACCTCCTCATCCTCGCCGCCCGCCCCTCGATGGGGAAGACGGCCCTGGCCCTGAACCTGGTGGCGAACGCCGCCCTGCGGGCCGAGCCCCGGGCGAAGGTGGCGGTCTTCTCCCTGGAGATGACGACCATCTCCCTGGTGATGCGGCTCCTCTCCGCCGAAGGAAGGGTGCGGGCCGACTTCCTGCGCACCGGCAAGATCCCCTCGGGGGACTGGAACAAGCTGGGCAACGCCGCCGAGCGCCTGAGCGGGGCCGGGATCCACATCGACGACACGCCCTCGATCACCCTGACCCAGGTGCGCAGCAAGTGCCGCCGGATGAAGGCCAAGCACGGGCTGGACCTGATCGTCATCGACTACCTCCAGCTGATGCGGGGCCCGCGCTCCGACAGCCGCGAGCAGGAGATCGCCTCCATCTCCCGGGGGCTGAAGGAGCTGGCCAAGGAGCTCGAGGTCCCGGTCCTCGCCCTCTCCCAGCTGAACCGCGGCGTCGAGCAGCGCAAGGACAAGCGGCCGATGATGTCCGACCTGCGGGAGTCCGGCGCCATCGAGCAGGACGCGGACATCATCATGTTCATCCACCGCGAGGACCGGAACCCCACCGAGGGCGCCCCCTCCCCCGAGCGGGAGGGCATCGCGGAGGTGATCATCGCCAAGCAGCGAAACGGCCCCACCGGGACCGTCGAGCTGATCTTCTTCGAAGAGTTCACCCGCTTCGACAACTACGACCGTCACACCCACATCCCCTGA
- a CDS encoding response regulator, giving the protein MAGEKVLIVDDDDANVALVSELCRSLGFVVSSARSGKAAGDAIGRDRPDVILLEIAISDDDGFALLESLKYDPRSREIPVILVTSISDIDTKLRGIELGADDFLPKPFKLYELETRIRSAIQVGLYQQKLREAQEALARGVGTDPVTGAGVYAQLHAHLDHEMTRARRYGRPLSAVLCSVESYHEAREKLGKDASDAVLREAVKQMRETIRTVDRIFRLDEAEFVLLLPETDRAGAELVSRRLGDAFAEVTMAEGGIHAVFGVAAFPDEDIRGGEDLLRSAHNAMMAAAQATETAPDD; this is encoded by the coding sequence ATGGCTGGCGAGAAGGTCCTCATCGTCGACGACGACGACGCGAACGTCGCGCTGGTCTCCGAGCTCTGCCGGAGCCTGGGCTTCGTCGTGTCCTCCGCCCGCAGCGGCAAGGCCGCCGGCGACGCCATCGGCAGGGATCGCCCGGACGTCATCCTCCTCGAGATCGCCATCTCGGACGACGACGGCTTCGCGCTCCTCGAGTCACTGAAGTACGACCCCCGCTCCCGGGAGATCCCGGTCATCCTGGTGACCTCGATCTCGGACATCGACACCAAGCTGCGGGGCATCGAGCTGGGCGCCGACGACTTCCTGCCCAAGCCCTTCAAGCTCTACGAGCTCGAGACCCGGATCCGCTCGGCCATCCAGGTGGGGCTCTACCAGCAGAAGCTCCGCGAGGCCCAGGAGGCCCTGGCTCGCGGGGTGGGCACCGATCCGGTCACCGGCGCCGGGGTCTACGCCCAGCTCCACGCCCACCTCGATCACGAGATGACCCGCGCCCGCCGCTACGGCCGGCCGCTCTCGGCCGTCCTCTGCTCGGTCGAGAGCTACCACGAGGCCCGCGAGAAGCTGGGCAAGGACGCGAGCGACGCCGTCCTGCGCGAGGCCGTGAAGCAGATGCGGGAGACCATCCGCACCGTCGATCGGATCTTCCGCCTCGACGAGGCGGAGTTCGTCCTGCTCCTGCCCGAGACCGACCGCGCTGGCGCCGAGCTGGTCTCCCGCCGCCTCGGCGACGCCTTCGCCGAGGTGACCATGGCCGAGGGCGGCATCCACGCGGTCTTCGGGGTCGCCGCCTTCCCCGACGAGGACATCCGGGGCGGCGAGGACCTCCTGCGCTCCGCGCACAACGCGATGATGGCCGCCGCCCAGGCCACCGAGACGGCACCGGACGACTGA
- a CDS encoding radical SAM protein has translation MHRIDLKLGFACNNHCAFCVQGNKREEHGPRNAEQIEEDLKVGRQQGATELVLTGGEPTVHKNLLSVISLGRKLGYTNIQIQSNGRRFFYEDFCRAAIAAGATEFSPALHGSTAEVHEKLTEAPGSYEQVVTGIENLVRLGQPVVTNTVITTANYEQLPDLARLLVKLGVVQYQFAFVHILGSAQKNQQWLVPRKSDIMPYVREGLDVGRAAGVRCMTEAIPFCLMEGYEEHVAEQIIPKTLIYDADHTIDDYGQYRMDQGKVRGPPCEGCAYLDRCEGPWREYPELFGWDEFKPRDSVAE, from the coding sequence GTGCACCGCATCGATCTCAAGCTGGGCTTCGCCTGCAACAACCACTGCGCCTTCTGCGTGCAGGGCAACAAGCGGGAGGAGCACGGGCCGCGCAACGCCGAGCAGATCGAGGAGGATCTGAAGGTGGGGCGCCAGCAGGGGGCCACCGAGCTGGTGCTCACCGGCGGTGAGCCCACGGTCCACAAGAACCTGCTCTCGGTGATCAGCCTCGGGCGGAAGCTCGGCTACACCAACATCCAGATCCAGTCGAACGGCCGGCGCTTCTTCTACGAGGACTTCTGCCGGGCGGCGATCGCCGCCGGCGCCACCGAGTTCTCACCCGCCCTCCATGGCTCGACCGCCGAGGTGCACGAGAAGCTCACCGAGGCGCCGGGCTCCTACGAGCAGGTGGTCACGGGCATCGAGAACCTGGTGCGGCTCGGCCAGCCGGTGGTCACCAACACGGTGATCACCACGGCGAACTACGAGCAGCTCCCCGACCTGGCCCGCCTGCTGGTGAAGCTCGGGGTGGTGCAATACCAGTTCGCCTTCGTCCACATCCTCGGCAGCGCCCAGAAGAACCAGCAGTGGCTCGTGCCGCGGAAGAGCGACATCATGCCCTACGTCCGCGAGGGCCTCGACGTCGGCCGGGCGGCCGGCGTGCGCTGCATGACCGAGGCGATCCCCTTCTGCCTGATGGAGGGGTACGAGGAGCACGTCGCCGAGCAGATCATCCCCAAGACGCTGATCTACGACGCCGACCACACCATCGACGACTACGGTCAGTACCGGATGGATCAGGGCAAGGTGCGCGGGCCTCCCTGCGAGGGCTGCGCCTACCTCGACCGCTGCGAGGGGCCCTGGCGCGAGTATCCCGAGCTCTTCGGGTGGGACGAGTTCAAGCCGCGGGACAGCGTCGCGGAGTAG
- the hxsB gene encoding His-Xaa-Ser system radical SAM maturase HxsB → MSTPVAQSELDAAFPAFHRHRKVAGAHLITNLAGQFVFLDDEEYAAFQRGALEPESELYQKLAGMNFIRSEVDVDDLSSRMRDRKRFLAHGPNLHIMVVTLRCNETCAYCHASRADMSATEKDMSKETAEKVVDLIFETTSPGITIEFQGGEPLVNYEVVKHVVEYALKKNEEAKKSLEFTMVSNLAEMDQEKLDFLVKHKVQVCTSVDGPAEIHNKQRILPGGDSHAAALQWIGKLNAAYEEIGLDGEVYHVEALPTVTRAALQNPEALIDQFVDIGCKAIFLRPLDPFGFAAQTKAKLGYSPQEFLEFYARSVDYIIGLNLKGTKILERFAGIFLTKILGETDPNFLDIRSPCGAGIGQMAYNYDGGLFVCDEGRMLHESGDDLFKIGEAGKDRYPELMKHQTVRALTAASNLDTAPDCSSCAYNPYCGICPVHSYATQGTIHGKMRLSSWCAAHMGIQDYLFGKIRENDPEVMEVFKRWTSVRNRDHYLHTATDHA, encoded by the coding sequence ATGAGTACGCCTGTGGCCCAGTCCGAGCTCGATGCCGCCTTTCCGGCCTTCCACCGTCACCGCAAGGTGGCCGGCGCCCACCTGATCACGAACCTGGCCGGCCAGTTCGTCTTCCTCGATGACGAGGAGTACGCCGCCTTCCAGCGCGGGGCGCTCGAGCCCGAGAGCGAGCTCTACCAGAAGCTCGCCGGCATGAACTTCATCCGCAGCGAGGTGGACGTCGACGACCTCTCCAGCCGGATGCGAGACCGCAAGCGCTTCCTCGCCCACGGCCCGAACCTCCACATCATGGTGGTCACGCTGCGCTGCAACGAGACCTGCGCCTACTGCCACGCCAGCCGGGCGGACATGAGCGCCACCGAGAAGGACATGTCGAAGGAGACGGCGGAGAAGGTCGTCGATCTCATCTTCGAGACGACCTCTCCGGGCATCACCATCGAGTTCCAGGGGGGCGAGCCCCTCGTGAACTACGAGGTCGTGAAGCACGTCGTCGAGTACGCGCTGAAGAAGAACGAGGAGGCCAAGAAGAGCCTCGAGTTCACCATGGTCTCGAACCTGGCCGAGATGGACCAGGAGAAGCTCGACTTCCTGGTGAAGCACAAGGTGCAGGTCTGCACCTCGGTCGACGGCCCGGCCGAGATCCACAACAAGCAGCGCATCCTCCCCGGGGGCGACTCGCACGCCGCCGCCCTCCAGTGGATCGGCAAGCTGAACGCCGCCTACGAGGAGATCGGCCTCGACGGCGAGGTCTACCACGTGGAGGCCCTGCCCACGGTCACCCGGGCCGCCCTCCAGAACCCCGAGGCGCTGATCGATCAGTTCGTCGACATCGGCTGCAAGGCGATCTTCCTGCGGCCCCTCGATCCCTTCGGCTTCGCGGCCCAGACCAAGGCGAAGCTCGGCTACTCCCCCCAGGAGTTCCTCGAGTTCTACGCGCGGTCGGTCGACTACATCATCGGCCTCAACCTGAAGGGCACGAAGATCCTCGAGCGCTTCGCCGGCATCTTCCTGACGAAGATCCTCGGGGAGACCGACCCCAACTTCCTCGACATCCGCTCGCCCTGCGGCGCCGGCATCGGCCAGATGGCCTACAACTACGACGGCGGCCTCTTCGTCTGCGACGAGGGTCGGATGCTCCACGAGTCGGGCGACGATCTCTTCAAGATCGGCGAGGCGGGCAAGGACCGCTATCCGGAGCTGATGAAGCACCAGACGGTGCGGGCCCTCACCGCGGCCTCCAACCTCGACACCGCCCCGGACTGCTCGTCCTGCGCCTACAACCCCTACTGCGGGATCTGCCCGGTGCACTCCTACGCCACCCAGGGCACCATCCACGGCAAGATGCGCCTCTCCTCCTGGTGCGCGGCGCACATGGGCATCCAGGACTACCTCTTCGGCAAGATCCGGGAGAACGATCCGGAGGTGATGGAGGTCTTCAAGCGCTGGACCTCGGTCCGCAACCGGGACCACTACCTCCACACGGCCACCGACCACGCCTGA
- a CDS encoding gamma-glutamyl-gamma-aminobutyrate hydrolase family protein yields the protein MSEEIVRVGLTLDEEGEGAELRYRLKGSYVEAVRRAGGLPIALPRLGPGEVEAALDGLSALVITGGAFDVPPEAYGEAPREGLGRLLPERTASETLLGRLALERGLPLLGVCGGMQLLNVLCGGTLVQDIVQELPGAHPHEQEGDRGQPSHPLEVAAGTRLHALLAPADHRANSTHHQAVARVGEGLVVSARADDGVIEAIERPGEPFVLGVQWHPELLAGSCPSHQRIYDALVLAARGR from the coding sequence ATGAGCGAGGAGATCGTGCGGGTGGGGCTGACCCTGGACGAGGAGGGGGAGGGCGCCGAGCTGCGCTACCGGCTCAAGGGCAGCTACGTCGAGGCGGTGCGCCGGGCCGGCGGCCTGCCCATCGCCCTGCCCCGGCTGGGTCCCGGCGAGGTCGAGGCGGCCCTGGACGGGCTCTCGGCCCTGGTGATCACCGGCGGGGCCTTCGACGTCCCCCCGGAGGCCTACGGCGAGGCGCCCCGGGAGGGGCTGGGCAGGTTGCTGCCGGAGCGCACGGCCTCGGAGACCCTGCTGGGTCGCCTGGCGCTGGAGCGAGGGCTGCCGCTCCTGGGGGTCTGCGGCGGGATGCAGCTGCTCAACGTCCTCTGCGGCGGCACCCTCGTGCAGGACATCGTCCAGGAGCTGCCCGGGGCCCACCCCCACGAGCAGGAGGGCGATCGAGGCCAGCCCTCCCACCCCCTCGAGGTCGCCGCGGGCACGCGCCTGCACGCGCTGCTGGCGCCGGCCGATCACCGGGCCAACTCCACCCACCACCAGGCGGTGGCCCGGGTGGGGGAGGGCCTGGTGGTGAGCGCCCGGGCCGATGACGGGGTGATCGAGGCCATCGAGCGCCCCGGCGAGCCCTTCGTCCTGGGGGTGCAGTGGCACCCCGAGCTGCTCGCCGGGAGCTGCCCCAGCCACCAGCGGATCTACGACGCCCTGGTCCTCGCGGCGCGGGGCCGCTGA
- the thiE gene encoding thiamine phosphate synthase: MRSGLYAIADADACRRAGRPLEATARALLAARPALLQLRWKGAPGGPFLALVEALLPEARAAGVPLIVNDRVDVAALAGADGVHLGQDDLPVAEARALLPAGALVGLSTHDPAQVRAGVAARPDYLGFGPIFPTGSKALPDPVVGLEGLREAVALAGALPVVAIGGIGREALPSLREAGARTVALISELLGEADEDLAARAAGLERHFLEGSA, encoded by the coding sequence GTGAGAAGTGGACTCTACGCCATCGCCGACGCCGATGCCTGCCGCCGCGCCGGGCGCCCCCTCGAGGCCACCGCCCGGGCCCTCCTGGCGGCCCGGCCCGCCCTCCTGCAGCTGCGCTGGAAGGGGGCGCCGGGCGGGCCCTTCCTCGCCCTGGTGGAGGCCCTCCTCCCCGAGGCCCGCGCGGCCGGCGTCCCCCTGATCGTCAACGACCGGGTCGACGTGGCCGCCCTCGCCGGCGCCGACGGGGTCCACCTCGGCCAGGACGATCTGCCCGTGGCCGAGGCCCGCGCCCTGCTCCCCGCCGGCGCCCTGGTCGGCCTCTCGACCCACGACCCCGCGCAGGTGCGCGCCGGGGTCGCGGCGAGGCCGGACTACCTGGGCTTCGGCCCGATCTTTCCCACCGGCTCCAAGGCCCTCCCGGACCCCGTGGTCGGGCTCGAGGGGCTGCGCGAGGCCGTGGCGCTCGCGGGCGCGCTGCCGGTGGTGGCCATCGGGGGGATCGGCCGGGAGGCGCTGCCCTCCCTGCGCGAGGCCGGGGCCCGGACGGTGGCCCTGATCTCGGAGCTGCTCGGCGAGGCCGACGAGGACCTCGCGGCCCGGGCCGCCGGGCTGGAGCGTCACTTCCTGGAGGGCTCGGCATGA
- a CDS encoding exodeoxyribonuclease III: MRVVSWNVNGLRAAVRKGFHEWVPTAQAEVIGLQEVRADLAQLEKLGAVPEGWHFHLSAAERPGYSGVGLLSRRPPDRVDVSLGEPRFDEEGRLQLAHFGRLLVANVYFPNGSGKERDNGRVPYKLDFYRALLARLQAERRKGKRVLVMGDYNTAHREIDLARPKANRQTSGFLVEECEELDRWLAEGYVDTFRHFEKGEGHYSWWSQRLGARERNVGWRIDYVLASQAAMPFVKGAFIWPEVMGSDHCPVGVDLDPGITG, translated from the coding sequence ATGCGGGTCGTCTCCTGGAACGTGAACGGCCTGCGGGCCGCGGTGCGCAAGGGCTTCCACGAGTGGGTGCCCACCGCGCAGGCCGAGGTGATCGGCCTGCAGGAGGTGCGCGCCGATCTCGCGCAGCTCGAGAAGCTCGGGGCGGTGCCCGAGGGCTGGCACTTCCACCTCTCCGCGGCCGAGCGCCCGGGCTACAGCGGCGTCGGCCTGCTCTCCCGCCGCCCGCCGGATCGGGTGGATGTCAGCCTGGGCGAGCCCCGCTTCGACGAGGAGGGCCGGCTGCAGCTGGCCCACTTCGGGCGGCTGCTGGTGGCCAACGTCTACTTCCCCAACGGCAGCGGCAAGGAGCGGGACAACGGGCGGGTGCCCTACAAGCTCGACTTCTACCGCGCCCTCCTCGCGCGCCTGCAGGCCGAACGCCGCAAGGGCAAGCGGGTGCTGGTGATGGGCGACTACAACACCGCCCACCGCGAGATCGACCTGGCCCGGCCCAAGGCCAACCGCCAGACCAGCGGCTTCCTGGTCGAGGAGTGCGAGGAGCTCGACCGCTGGCTCGCCGAGGGCTACGTCGACACCTTCCGCCACTTCGAAAAGGGCGAGGGGCACTACAGCTGGTGGAGCCAGCGCCTCGGCGCCCGGGAGCGGAACGTGGGCTGGAGGATCGACTACGTGCTGGCCTCGCAGGCGGCGATGCCCTTCGTGAAGGGGGCCTTCATCTGGCCCGAGGTCATGGGCTCCGACCACTGCCCGGTGGGCGTCGACCTCGACCCCGGGATCACGGGCTGA
- a CDS encoding DUF1844 domain-containing protein — MAADEKKAGEGFTVNDRRRVRSEAPEAAPAHAEAPKESEANPAEEHRPRKGEGELPPVDFSTFVLSLASSALVHLGEVVHPETGEPARNLPLARQTIDMLAMLQEKTRGNLSKDEATYLESILYDLRLRCVAACQSK, encoded by the coding sequence ATGGCAGCCGACGAGAAGAAGGCAGGCGAGGGCTTCACCGTGAACGACCGACGCCGCGTGCGCAGCGAAGCGCCCGAGGCGGCGCCCGCCCACGCAGAGGCGCCGAAGGAGAGCGAGGCGAACCCGGCGGAAGAGCACCGGCCCCGCAAGGGCGAGGGTGAGCTCCCGCCGGTCGACTTCAGCACCTTCGTCCTCTCCCTGGCCTCCTCGGCGCTGGTCCACCTCGGCGAGGTCGTCCACCCCGAGACCGGTGAGCCGGCCCGGAACCTCCCCCTGGCCCGCCAGACCATCGACATGCTGGCGATGCTCCAGGAGAAGACCAGGGGGAACCTCTCGAAGGACGAGGCGACCTACCTCGAGTCGATCCTCTACGATCTCCGGCTGCGCTGCGTTGCCGCGTGCCAGAGCAAGTAG